In the genome of Pogona vitticeps strain Pit_001003342236 chromosome 13, PviZW2.1, whole genome shotgun sequence, one region contains:
- the IL21R gene encoding interleukin-21 receptor isoform X2, with protein MESPSARCGQPRRRLPSGALTPAGSGPGRGGVAARGSGGRAAPNRTGSQFARGAESLAGCLGATGVPAGLCRRCSSLLASRLARSRAVGRALPPSSSPHPSACPGIGARVTSAQPASPPGLVMSHPAGAQCLRQGRPARAQAAAAREPAGDEVQPDRRTKQRVERVARGPSQLSGSPSVFFPSGHRTLPQDRTAPVGATPQASDSAGLGSPALLGALLSWSCPWRRMPCPDLLLLLLLLLHQASACEDLACFADYLETLTCTWGSRPEPASLTGSWDCGEGGTCPFGPAAAAAAAAADGNTTTAAPHWTCRADQRACFGNARFQVEAAVPGPGPGEAPLRRCRKAFVFQDHIQPSPPFNLTAVASPAGYTVSWGTRYRRGDYLRGELQYELSYRRRSQPWPEPGQKRLSRDTQTLQLLPHELEAGAEYELRVRARPGEASSYRGTWSDWSRGATLVTLPRPSDDAGGALWLLLLLLSLVPALLAFLGWHRGLWKKLNPLVPSPAPFFQPLFLVHKGDFKKWVGAYSARGVLDISEWGPVVPEICQKIGVKYLPPPSPAKGGWRGDREALQAGALPSSLLISADNRREGKQEEATMSEPPYGHLSIDTVTVAGELPHCCPPCGRAGLCCVTERWQEKENPETTAEGDAYCGFCPEGASNGQVSGPFLPWTRGSPSPCCSESRMESPLWEEAAPALVQTGGFLGRRAADKREPPGLCPVPFETLWMATPLSLSSPQAEEAPFYRELLSPELDTEGNARNGLDLDTIDSGFADCECGSPLDAECQEGQAGCGSVGAEEEKEAFLASYVKQWVSCHKGKA; from the exons ATGGAGAGTCCCTCCGCGAGGTGCGGGCAGCCCCGGCGGCGGCTTCCGAGCGGAGCGCTGACTCCGGCGGGGAGCGGCCCAGGTCGCGGTGGCGTGGCGGCGCGGGGCTCCGGAGGGCGGGCGGCTCCCAACCGGACCGGCAGCCAGTTCGCAAGGGGCGCAGAAAGTTTGGCTGGCTGCCTCGGCGCAACCGGCGTCCCCGCTGGCCTCTGCCGCCGTTGCTCCAGCTTGCTTGCCTCCCGCCTCGCCCGGAGCCGGGCAGTTGGCCGggcccttcccccctcctcctccccacatCCTTCTGCCTGTCCCGGAATCGGGGCCCGGGTGACGTCAGCCCAGCCCGCCTCCCCGCCCGGTTTGGTTATGAGTCACCCGGCCGGGGCGCAGTGCCTTCGGCAGGGGCGGCCGGCAAGAGCACAGGCAGCAGCAGCGCGGGAACCCGCCGGGGACGAAGTCCAGCCGGACCGGAGGACCAAGCAGAGG GTCGAGAGGGTGGCCCGAGGCCCTTCGCAGCTCTCTGGAAGCCCCTCGGTGTTTTTCCCCTCCGGGCACAGGACCCTCCCACAGGACCGGACAGCCCCAGTCGGTGCCACACCACAGGCGAGCGACTCGGCTGGGCTCGGCTCGCCCGCCCTGCTGGGAGCCCTCCTTTCTTGGTCTTGCCCGTGGAGGAGGATGCCCTGCCCGGAtcttctcttgctgctgctgctcctgcttcatcagg CCTCGGCCTGCGAGGACCTTGCCTGCTTCGCCGACTACCTCGAGACGCTGACCTGCACGTGGGGAAGCCGCCCGGAGCCTGCCAGCCTCACCGGCTCCTG GGACTGCGGGGAGGGCGGCACCTGCCCCTtcggccccgccgccgccgccgccgccgccgccgcggacGGGAACACCACCACCGCCGCCCCGCACTGGACCTGCCGCGCCGACCAGAGGGCCTGCTTCGGCAACGCGCGCTTCCAGGTCGAGGCCGCCGTCCCCGGGCCCGGGCCGGGCGAGGCTCCCCTCCGCCGCTGCCGGAAGGCCTTCGTCTTCCAGGACCACA ttCAGCCCTCCCCCCCTTTCAACCTGACGGCCGTCGCCTCCCCCGCCGGCTACACCGTCTCCTGGGGGACCCGCTACCGGCGCGGCGATTACCTGCGGGGCGAGCTGCAGTACGAGCTGAGCTACCGGCGGAGGAGCCAGCCCTGGCCG GAGCCCGGCCAGAAGCGCCTGTCGCGGGACACGCAGACCTTGCAGTTGCTGCCGCACGAGTTGGAGGCGGGCGCCGAGTACGAGCTCCGGGTGCGCGCCAGGCCAGGGGAGGCGTCTTCTTACCGGGGCACCTGGAGTGACTGGAGCCGCGGGGCCACCCTGGTGACTCTGCCCAGGC CCTCCGATGACGCTGGGGGAGccctctggctgctgctgctgctgctgagcctcGTCCCTGCTCTCCTGGCCTTCCTGGGCTGGCATCGGGG GTTGTGGAAGAAGCTGAACCCACTTGTCCCCAGCCCTGCCCCTTTCTTCCAGCCCCTCTTCCTGGTCCACAAGGGAGACTTCAAG AAGTGGGTGGGCGCCTACTCTGCCAGAGGAGTGCTGGATATCTCCGAATGGGGGCCAGTCGTGCCTGAGATCTGCCAGAAGATCGGCGTCAAGTACCTGCCGCCGCCAAGCCCTGCCAAGGGAGGGTGGAGGGGTGACCGGGAAGCATTGCAGGCCGGTGCCCTGCCAAGTAGCCTGCTGATCTCTGCCGACAACCGCCGTGAGGGCAAGCAGGAGGAGGCCACCATGTCTGAGCCACCCTATGGCCACCTCTCCATCGACACGGTGACGGTGGCTGGAGAACTGCCCCACTGCTGCCCTCCATGTGGCCGCGCCGGCCTCTGCTGTGTCACTGAGCGGtggcaggagaaggaaaaccCAGAGACAACTGCGGAGGGAGATGCCTACTGCGGCTTCTGCCCAGAAGGTGCCAGCAATGGCCAGGTCTCGGGGCCCTTCTTGCCATGGACCAGAGGGTCCCCCTCGCCTTGCTGCTCAGAGTCCCGGATGGAGAGCCCTCTCTGGGAGGAGGCCGCCCCCGCCTTGGTGCAAACGGGAGGCTTTCTGGGCAGAAGGGCTGCGGACAAGAGGGAGCCCCCTGGCCTGTGCCCGGTGCCCTTTGAAACCCTATGGATGGCCACCCCGCTCAGCCTCTCCTCCCCACAAGCTGAGGAGGCCCCTTTCTACAGGGAGCTGCTTTCTCCTGAGCTGGATACGGAGGGCAATGCCAGGAACGGCCTGGATCTCGACACCATCGACAGTGGCTTTGCCGATTGTGAGTGTGGGAGCCCCCTAGACGCCGAGTGCCAAGAAGGCCAAGCAGGCTGTGGCTCTGTGGgagcagaagaagagaaggaggcctTCCTGGCCAGCTATGTCAAGCAGTGGGTCTCCTGCCACAAGGGAAAGGCTTGA
- the PDPK1 gene encoding 3-phosphoinositide-dependent protein kinase 1 — translation MASTGSPLYDAVPIQPSVVLCSCPSPSMVRNQADPSPPPVAASCGTRPGLSMEGAMAEPRVNAESLQQPTQPRKKRPEDFRFGKILGEGSFSTVVLARELSTSREYAIKILEKRHIIKENKVPYVTRERDIMSRLDHPFFVKLYFTFQDDEKLYFGLSYAKNGELLKYIRKIGSFDETCTRFYTAEIVAALEYLHGKGIIHRDLKPENILLNEDMHIQITDFGTAKILSADSKQARANSFVGTAQYVSPELLTEKSACKSSDLWALGCIVYQLVAGLSPFRAGNEYLIFQKIIRLEYEFPEKFFPKAKDLVEKLLVLDATKRLGCEEMGGYEPLKAHPFFDSITWEDLHLQTPPKLTAYLPAMSEDDEDCYGNYDNLLSQFGCMQVSGSASSQSLSSPETGAPQTSGNNIEQYIHDLDSNSFELDLQFSEEEKRLLLAKQAGGNPWHQFVENNLILKMGPVDKRKGLFARRRQLLLTEGPHLYYVDPVNKVLKGEIPWSLELRPEAKNFKTFFVHTPNRTYYLMDPSGNAHKWCKKIQEVWRHRYHQSAAK, via the exons ATGGCCAGCACCGGCAGCCCCCTG TATGATGCTGTCCCGATCCAGCCGAGTGTGGTTTTGTGCTCCTGCCCATCGCCCTCCATGGTGAGGAACCAAGCAGATCCCAGtcctcctcctgttgctgcttcctgtggCACCAGACCAGGGCTGAGCATGGAGGGGGCCATGGCTGAACCACGGGTGAATGCAGAGTCCCTGCAGCAGCCTACACAGCCTCGAAAGAAACGCCCTGAGGACTTCAGATTTGGGAAGATTCTGGGCGAAGGATCCTTCTCCACA GTGGTCTTGGCCAGAGAATTGTCTACCTCCAGAGAATATGCCA TTAAAATTCTGGAGAAGCGCCACATCATAAAAGAGAACAAGGTCCCCTACGTGACCCGGGAGCGAGATATCATGTCCCGTCTGGATCACCCTTTCTTTGTCAAACTCTACTTCACATTTCAAGATGATGAAAAGCTCT ATTTTGGCCTTAGTTATGCCAAAAACGGAGAGCTTCTAAAATACATCCGCAAGATCGGCTCATTCGATGAGACATGTACTAGGTTTTATACTGCTGAAATTGTGGCTGCATTAGAATACCTTCATGGAAAAGGAATTATTCACAG GGATCTTAAGCCAGAAAACATCTTATTAAATGAAGATATGCACATTCAGATTACAGACTTTGGAACAGCAAAGATATTGTCTGCAGACAGCAAACAAG ctcgGGCCAATTCCTTTGTCGGAACCGCACAGTATGTGTCTCCAGAGCTGTTAACGGAGAAGTCTGCCTGCAAAAG TTCTGACCTCTGGGCTCTGGGCTGCATCGTATACCAGCTTGTCGCAGGACTATCCCCGTTCAGAGCCGG aaATGAGTATCTTATATTTCAAAAGATCATCAGACTGGAGTATGAATTTCCTGAGAAGTTCTTCCCCAAAGCAAAAGATCTTGTAGAAAAGCTTTTG GTCCTCGATGCTACCAAGCGATTAGGCTGTGAAGAAATGGGTGGGTATGAACCCTTAAAAGCCCACCCTTTCTTTGATTCCATTACCTGGGAGGATCTGCACCTCCAGACCCCACCCAAGCTCACAGCGTATCTGCCTGCCATGTCTGAGGATGATGAAGATTGTTATGGCAAT TATGACAATCTCCTGAGTCAGTTTGGCTGCATGCAAGTTTCCGGCTCCGCCTCTTCTCAGTCGCTGTCTTCCCCAGAGACGGGAGCCCCGCAGACCTCGGGGAACAACATAGAGCAATATATACACGACCTGGACAGCAACTCTTTTGAACTGGACCTCCAGTTCTCAGAGGAAGAGAAACGGTTACTGTTGGCAAAGCAGGCGGGTGGGAATCCCTG GCATCAGTTTGTAGAAAATAATTTAATCCTGAAAATGGGGCCTGTAGACAAGAGGAAG GGCCTGTTTGCTCGCCGGCGCCAACTGCTGTTGACTGAAGGCCCTCACTTGTATTACGTGGATCCTGTTAACAAAGTTCTGAAAGGGGAGATTCCATGGTCGCTGGAACTCCGCCCAGAAGCTAAGAATTTCAAGACCTTTTTTGTTCACACA CCCAACAGGACGTACTATCTGATGGACCCAAGCGGGAATGC
- the IL21R gene encoding interleukin-21 receptor isoform X1, which yields MESPSARCGQPRRRLPSGALTPAGSGPGRGGVAARGSGGRAAPNRTGSQFARGAESLAGCLGATGVPAGLCRRCSSLLASRLARSRAVGRALPPSSSPHPSACPGIGARVTSAQPASPPGLVMSHPAGAQCLRQGRPARAQAAAAREPAGDEVQPDRRTKQRVERVARGPSQLSGSPSVFFPSGHRTLPQDRTAPVGATPQASDSAGLGSPALLGALLSWSCPWRRMPCPDLLLLLLLLLHQAASACEDLACFADYLETLTCTWGSRPEPASLTGSWDCGEGGTCPFGPAAAAAAAAADGNTTTAAPHWTCRADQRACFGNARFQVEAAVPGPGPGEAPLRRCRKAFVFQDHIQPSPPFNLTAVASPAGYTVSWGTRYRRGDYLRGELQYELSYRRRSQPWPEPGQKRLSRDTQTLQLLPHELEAGAEYELRVRARPGEASSYRGTWSDWSRGATLVTLPRPSDDAGGALWLLLLLLSLVPALLAFLGWHRGLWKKLNPLVPSPAPFFQPLFLVHKGDFKKWVGAYSARGVLDISEWGPVVPEICQKIGVKYLPPPSPAKGGWRGDREALQAGALPSSLLISADNRREGKQEEATMSEPPYGHLSIDTVTVAGELPHCCPPCGRAGLCCVTERWQEKENPETTAEGDAYCGFCPEGASNGQVSGPFLPWTRGSPSPCCSESRMESPLWEEAAPALVQTGGFLGRRAADKREPPGLCPVPFETLWMATPLSLSSPQAEEAPFYRELLSPELDTEGNARNGLDLDTIDSGFADCECGSPLDAECQEGQAGCGSVGAEEEKEAFLASYVKQWVSCHKGKA from the exons ATGGAGAGTCCCTCCGCGAGGTGCGGGCAGCCCCGGCGGCGGCTTCCGAGCGGAGCGCTGACTCCGGCGGGGAGCGGCCCAGGTCGCGGTGGCGTGGCGGCGCGGGGCTCCGGAGGGCGGGCGGCTCCCAACCGGACCGGCAGCCAGTTCGCAAGGGGCGCAGAAAGTTTGGCTGGCTGCCTCGGCGCAACCGGCGTCCCCGCTGGCCTCTGCCGCCGTTGCTCCAGCTTGCTTGCCTCCCGCCTCGCCCGGAGCCGGGCAGTTGGCCGggcccttcccccctcctcctccccacatCCTTCTGCCTGTCCCGGAATCGGGGCCCGGGTGACGTCAGCCCAGCCCGCCTCCCCGCCCGGTTTGGTTATGAGTCACCCGGCCGGGGCGCAGTGCCTTCGGCAGGGGCGGCCGGCAAGAGCACAGGCAGCAGCAGCGCGGGAACCCGCCGGGGACGAAGTCCAGCCGGACCGGAGGACCAAGCAGAGG GTCGAGAGGGTGGCCCGAGGCCCTTCGCAGCTCTCTGGAAGCCCCTCGGTGTTTTTCCCCTCCGGGCACAGGACCCTCCCACAGGACCGGACAGCCCCAGTCGGTGCCACACCACAGGCGAGCGACTCGGCTGGGCTCGGCTCGCCCGCCCTGCTGGGAGCCCTCCTTTCTTGGTCTTGCCCGTGGAGGAGGATGCCCTGCCCGGAtcttctcttgctgctgctgctcctgcttcatcagg CAGCCTCGGCCTGCGAGGACCTTGCCTGCTTCGCCGACTACCTCGAGACGCTGACCTGCACGTGGGGAAGCCGCCCGGAGCCTGCCAGCCTCACCGGCTCCTG GGACTGCGGGGAGGGCGGCACCTGCCCCTtcggccccgccgccgccgccgccgccgccgccgcggacGGGAACACCACCACCGCCGCCCCGCACTGGACCTGCCGCGCCGACCAGAGGGCCTGCTTCGGCAACGCGCGCTTCCAGGTCGAGGCCGCCGTCCCCGGGCCCGGGCCGGGCGAGGCTCCCCTCCGCCGCTGCCGGAAGGCCTTCGTCTTCCAGGACCACA ttCAGCCCTCCCCCCCTTTCAACCTGACGGCCGTCGCCTCCCCCGCCGGCTACACCGTCTCCTGGGGGACCCGCTACCGGCGCGGCGATTACCTGCGGGGCGAGCTGCAGTACGAGCTGAGCTACCGGCGGAGGAGCCAGCCCTGGCCG GAGCCCGGCCAGAAGCGCCTGTCGCGGGACACGCAGACCTTGCAGTTGCTGCCGCACGAGTTGGAGGCGGGCGCCGAGTACGAGCTCCGGGTGCGCGCCAGGCCAGGGGAGGCGTCTTCTTACCGGGGCACCTGGAGTGACTGGAGCCGCGGGGCCACCCTGGTGACTCTGCCCAGGC CCTCCGATGACGCTGGGGGAGccctctggctgctgctgctgctgctgagcctcGTCCCTGCTCTCCTGGCCTTCCTGGGCTGGCATCGGGG GTTGTGGAAGAAGCTGAACCCACTTGTCCCCAGCCCTGCCCCTTTCTTCCAGCCCCTCTTCCTGGTCCACAAGGGAGACTTCAAG AAGTGGGTGGGCGCCTACTCTGCCAGAGGAGTGCTGGATATCTCCGAATGGGGGCCAGTCGTGCCTGAGATCTGCCAGAAGATCGGCGTCAAGTACCTGCCGCCGCCAAGCCCTGCCAAGGGAGGGTGGAGGGGTGACCGGGAAGCATTGCAGGCCGGTGCCCTGCCAAGTAGCCTGCTGATCTCTGCCGACAACCGCCGTGAGGGCAAGCAGGAGGAGGCCACCATGTCTGAGCCACCCTATGGCCACCTCTCCATCGACACGGTGACGGTGGCTGGAGAACTGCCCCACTGCTGCCCTCCATGTGGCCGCGCCGGCCTCTGCTGTGTCACTGAGCGGtggcaggagaaggaaaaccCAGAGACAACTGCGGAGGGAGATGCCTACTGCGGCTTCTGCCCAGAAGGTGCCAGCAATGGCCAGGTCTCGGGGCCCTTCTTGCCATGGACCAGAGGGTCCCCCTCGCCTTGCTGCTCAGAGTCCCGGATGGAGAGCCCTCTCTGGGAGGAGGCCGCCCCCGCCTTGGTGCAAACGGGAGGCTTTCTGGGCAGAAGGGCTGCGGACAAGAGGGAGCCCCCTGGCCTGTGCCCGGTGCCCTTTGAAACCCTATGGATGGCCACCCCGCTCAGCCTCTCCTCCCCACAAGCTGAGGAGGCCCCTTTCTACAGGGAGCTGCTTTCTCCTGAGCTGGATACGGAGGGCAATGCCAGGAACGGCCTGGATCTCGACACCATCGACAGTGGCTTTGCCGATTGTGAGTGTGGGAGCCCCCTAGACGCCGAGTGCCAAGAAGGCCAAGCAGGCTGTGGCTCTGTGGgagcagaagaagagaaggaggcctTCCTGGCCAGCTATGTCAAGCAGTGGGTCTCCTGCCACAAGGGAAAGGCTTGA
- the LOC110085001 gene encoding uncharacterized protein LOC110085001, with product MIKPGLLALRRSRGTACLVQLLFLPLFVAEEEGQQTGISDNVKCLNNYGLGGCRVDCIWHRRGTPGEAQFSLSFSRLVLRQPGAPAQEKAGSPNAWSIHSDAGHFRCNLSAFPKAQETYRCSTECEDEFTENDQYRVSLQAAFPGKTLVYPVFALYEPRMNILCDPPVDLKSNMSSNKCRIQWKKPPAYEYIFLGDWQWELAFKTTQAPWEQAQTKTLVNKDAFVEIDGSQLLPGTNYTARLRCKTPDTEERYRSYWSPWSPATTWKTPPEADGPKLLDPSHLRSLLFLALPFCLGALLLALKVFSRAKASWGAKIPTPAAFFQPLYIAHNGDFKDWAGLTEKGPWLASGIGNHSPTKGSSKGDKGNGALTTSPIKAVTHKGPQLLPEESPACLYIMVEEVAPEQVQKGLQPNCRHGAEPPLPLPWGSSLWVKGHGEAGQEGAPPLKGREGPHHPEWGPQTLPSSSSSSSSDYCMWGSDSSSRPGSIAKTKTLQGIWLGRLSSTSENPCQATPGSPSLTDASCSPQL from the exons ATGATCAAGCCAG GTCTGCTGGCCCTGAGAAGGAGCCGTGGAACGGCCTGCCTGGTGCAGctgcttttcctccctctttttgtgGCTgaggaggaaggacagcaaacag GGATCTCAGACAACGTAAAATGCCTGAACAATTATGGACTGGGGGGCTGCAGGGTGGACTGCATTTGGCACCGTCGTGGCACCCCAGGAGAGGCACAGTTCTCCCTCAGTTTCTCTCG CCTTGTCCTTAGGCAGCCGGGAGCCCCAGCGCAAGAAAAGGCCGGGTCGCCTAATGCTTGGAGCATCCACAGTGATGCCGGCCACTTCCGCTGCAACTTGTCTGCCTTCCCCAAAGCCCAGGAGACGTACAGATGCTCCACAGAGTGTGAAGACGAGTTCACAGAGAACGATCAGTACCGCGTGTCTCTGCAGGCCGCCTTCCCAGGAAAGACCCTTGTCTACCCAGTGTTTGCTCTGTATGAGCCCAGGATGAACA TTTTATGTGACCCGCCTGTTGACCTGAAGAGCAACATGAGCAGCAACAAGTGCCGAATCCAGTGGAAAAAGCCTCCTGCCTACGAGTACATTTTCCTTGGGGACTGGCAGTGGGAGCTGGCCTTCAAGACCACACAAGCTCCCTGGGAG CAGGCACAGACAAAGACCTTGGTCAACAAAGATGCATTTGTGGAAATAGATGGCTCACAGCTCCTGCCTGGCACAAATTATACCGCAAGACTTCGCTGCAAAACCCCAGACACGGAGGAGAGGTATAGGAGTTACTGGAGCCCCTGGAGTCCTGCCACCACATGGAAGACCCCACCAG AAGCCGACGGGCCAAAGCTGCTGGACCCCAGCCACCTCAGGAGCCTGCTCTTCTTGGCCCTGCCCTTCTGCCTCGGGGCCCTGCTCCTCGCCCTCAAGGTCTTCTCGAG GGCCAAGGCCAGCTGGGGGGCCAAGATCCCCACCCCGGCAGCATTCTTCCAGCCACTTTATATCGCTCACAATGGGGATTTCAAG GATTGGGCCGGACTCACAGAGAAGGGGCCTTGGCTGGCCAGTGGCATCGGGAACCACAGCCCCACCAAAGGAAGCAGCAAAGGGGATAAGGGGAATGGAGCCCTGACCACTTCTCCAATAAAGGCTGTGACCCACAAGGGACCCCAGCTTCTGCCTGAAgaatctcctgcctgcctgtacaTCATGGTCGAAGAGGTGGCTCCTGAGCAGGTGCAGAAGGGGCTCCAGCCTAACTGTAGGCATGGCGCTGAGCCCCCACTGCCTCTCCCCTGGGGAAGTTCTCTCTGGGTGAAAGGCcatggggaggcagggcaggaggggGCCCCTCCTCTGAAAGGCAGGGAGGGTCCCCACCATCCAGAGTGGGGGCCCCAGACCCtcccctccagcagcagcagcagcagtagtgacTACTGCATGTGGGgcagtgacagcagcagcaggccaGGCTCCATCGCCAAGACCAAGACACTGCAGGGCATCTGGCTGGGGAGGCTCAGCAGCACCAGCGAGAACCCATGCCAGGCTACTCCAGGCAGCCCCAGCCTCACAGACGCAAGCTGCAGCCCCCAGCTCTGA